The Niallia circulans nucleotide sequence TATATCGAATATGGTTTTTCCACTCATAAATTTGAAAGCGTTTGCCATTTCAGAAGAAGGCATAAATTTTCACCTGTCACACTTCTTGATACATTGGTGTTTTATGCAATCTTTTATACAGAAAAAAATGGGGAATAAAAAATGTCCTGTGATAATCCTTAGTATTTCTGCAATGTATAAAATGTGCATAGACAATGCCTCTGTGAAAATACAAAAGCTTATTTCAGCAGTTTTTTAGGAAGAAAAACAACTACCGATAATAAGCGCTTATGTTAACTAGTGTGTATATGATATTCATATTTTTATAGCAATTTCTTTTTGGGAATGATTTCAAAGTACGGTTTCTATATTTTCCAATTATATTAATGTATTAAATGTGATAAGTAAGTTTTTCGCAAAGGTAAGTTGGTATTAATAAAGCGATTGATGGATTTTTTAAATAGAGAATTTTAATTTAATTTGGAGGTTTCGAATGAAAAAATATTTTATTTTTCAGTAATGATTTTTACGTCTTTTTTTCTTTTGTTTTCTATGTTTTTGGATGTTGCTCATGCGGCACCAGTGTATCCAAATAAGGCCAGGTTAGTTTCTGGAGTTGGTAATTATGGGAAAAGCACACAATATTATTGGATAAGTTCATCGGGAGCTACAACAACTTGGATAAACAATGCAAATACTGCAGTAAGTAAGTGGACAAATAGTAATGGAACTGGAGCTTATACACCAATTTCTTTTATAAAAACTAGCAATCAAAAATCTTCTGTTTCAGATGCTTATTATAAAAATTACGGTAATAATGGTTGGTTTGGATTAGCAGAGTATTTTAATGGAAATACAATGATTGCAGCATCTGGTAAGGTACCAACTAAAAACTATTTTTGGACTAAAGTAAAAATGAATACATATAAGTTTTTTTCAAATAAATCATTGTATCATAATGGGGTAATTAATGGAAAAGTAATTGGGGAGGTGTCTGAACAAATATTTTCACATGAATTTGGTCATGTTTTAGGGTTGGCGCACTTCTCAGATACAAATGCGAATGCTGGGAAAGTGTTGATGAGAAACTCTTTTCCTAGAGCAACTGGACCTACTAAAGATGAATTATATACTATAACAAGTTTATACAAATAAAGGGGCTATAAATATGCGGAAAATATTTTTCATTTCATTCGTTTTTCTTTTTAGTATTGCGGGGTGTTCTAGCAATACTTCGACAGAGACAGGAGAAATTATAGATGTGAAAACAGTACAAGTTGACAAAACAGATATGAGTTTTAAAAAAAGAGAACCTAGAGAAACTAGAATAGACATAACAAATAAAGAAGGTTACGAAGTAGGGTCTGCTTCACTTTCGATGGTTGATAGTTTTGAATCTGTTGAGCAATTAGCTGGAAGGTCTGAAATAGTTATTGAAGGGGAAGTTATTTTCAATGAATATATTGATTATGATGATATTCCTTTTACGATTTCAACAGTAAAAATCCTTGATATCATTAGTGAAGATAAAGATGAATTTACAATAGGAGATACAATAAAAGTAGTGCAGACAGGAGGACTATATGTACAAAAGGATGTCGGTGGAGATGAAAAAATATTCACGACAGAAGAACAAAAGGAAGAGTTTAAAAAAATTGAAGGAAAAACTATTGAAATAACAGCGAATGATGCTCCAGTAATAAAAAAATCAAATGAGGTTGTTTTATTTTTGACAGACTATGATGGTCCACTTGGAACTGATTTGTATGTTGCAATAGGAGACTATCAAGGTAGATTTATTGTTGAGAGTGATGATTATATCGAACCACAATCTTTGCAAGTTACATCAGAGCAGGGGAATAGTGATTTTACAATGAAAGAGATAAAGGCAGAAGTTGAAAGTGCGGAGTAATGCTAGTACCATTCAAAAGGTTGTTATTAGTGATATTATGATAGTCGTATTGAGCACATTACCTACATCTTAAATAAAAAAAGAGTCCTACTATGTAATATTAAAAGACAAGTGATTGTAAATATGGCATTTGTCCAGTTCTTGAAGTGGTAGCGGAATGAAAAAGACTTGACACATTCGCTAAACCAGAATCCTTTTAGCAATCCAAAACCTTTGTTTATGGTTGTGTTCGTATTATCTGACGTGCGAATTTTTTATTTGGTTACGATTTTTGGTTACGAGTGCTTGAAATTTTATCAGATTTATTCAATTTACTTATTACTCTTTATCTATCAAAACGCAGTATCTCTAGCTTTTTGATAGATATTGATAGTTACTTGCAAGAAATAGTTTTTTAAAAGGAGGCTGGGACATAAGTAAGTGAATCTGTATAAAAACCGAACTACTTAATCAACTAATGATTAAATAGTACGGTTTTTTTTGTGTTTTTTAGTTTTAATACACTGATTAGAAAACTTAGTGGAATGGAGCGGAGGTCACTCGACTCCTGCGGGAAATAGAGGAAAGGATGAGACACCGCGGAAAGCGCGAGGACGAGCGCGCAATGAACCGAACTAATTTTAACCCCATATTCTATTTAGTCACGAGTTTCATTTTTCAAATTTAGATGTAATTTTATTATTCGTGTTTAGAAAGGTTAACTTTTGTTTTGTCCCAGCCTCTTTTCTATTTCCATTTATGGTTGTTTCCACCATTAGTTGTATATTCATGTAAAACATACAGTAAATTAACCGATAAAAGAATGAAGAGAATTATTAAACGATTGTATTGTAAAGAAAGAAGAGGTCAAGATGGATAATCCAGTAAGTGAAGATTCGTTATTTGATACTTATAAATCACTATTTAACTATAATAGTGAAGCTTGTTTTGCTTTAAACATGCGCGGCGAGTTCCTATTGGTAAATCCGGCTGCAGAAATCCTGACAGGTTACTCTGATAAAGAGTTTTTTCATCTGTCATATGAGGATTTAATTGAGAAACAGGATAGGAAAGTAACAATAAAAAAACTGGAAGGCTTGCTAAATGGCGACAAGGATAGTGTTGAGGTATCTATTCGTAATAAACAAGGAGAAAAGATTGATTTATCAATAGTTGCTGTGCCGATTTTCAGAGCTAAAAGGCCAATGGGGATTGTAGGTGTTGCCAAAGATGTCACACAGCAAAATTATATGGAGTTTCTTGTAAAGGAACAAAATAAAATCCTCAAAATGATTGTGGATGGCACAAATTATACAACCATTTTAGATGAGATTGTTTCAATTGTGGAAAAAGTTGCAAAGGATAGTCGCTGTTCAGTTATGATTGCTGACAAAGAACAAGACAAATTATATACAGCTTCATCTCCAAGGTTGCCAAGTGAATTTGCTACTTTCATCGATGGTATTCCTATCGGCCCAAACAGCGGATCATGCGGAACAGCAGCTTATTTTAAACAGCGGATTATTGTTTCAGATATTGCTGTTGATCCATTATGGGAGGATTTCCGCGATGAAGCGTTATCGCATGGACTGCAGGCTTGTTGGTCAACACCGGTATTTGATAGCTTTAATAATGTTATTGGCTGCTTTGCGATTTATCATTCAAAACCAAATACTCCTAACCCTAAATACATAAAGCTTATTGAAGAAGCTACATATCTGACGAGTTTAGTCATTCAAAGAAGTATGGCAGAAGAAAAGATTCAGCATCTGGCTTATCATGATGAACTGACAGGACTGCCTAACAGGCGTTTCTTTGAAGAAAAGCTGAAGGCAGCAATTGCTGACTTCCAGCCTGCAAATAATAATCAACATTTAGGACTGCTATTTATGGATCTGGATCGATTTAAATTTATTAATGATACACTTGGTCATCATGTGGGAGATATTCTTTTAAAGCAGTTTTCCGAGCGGTTAAATAAATGCATTCAAAAAAAAGAGACAGTTTCAAGACAAGGCGGGGACGAATTTACAGTACTACTTAGAAATGTTACGGAAGAGGAAGTTAGAAAAAAGGCAAAAAAAATTATTCAAATCCTCTCCTCTCCATTTCTTATTGATGGACATGAAATTTTTATTACACCAAGCATTGGGATTGCTATGTATCCAAAGGATAGTGAAAATAATGTTTCATTGATTCGAAATGCAGATATCGCTATGTATGAAGCAAAAAAAGAAGGAAGAAATAATTATCAATTTTACAATGAGAAGTTTGACTATCAATCATCTGACCTGTTTCTGTTAGAAACAGAGTTAAGAAAGGCTGATATTTCTAAGCATTTTAAACTTCATTTTCAGCCAATAGTTGATTTAAAGACGAATGCTGCAACAAGTGCCGAGGCTTTAATTAGGTGGCAGCATCCAGAACTTGGTCTTATTTCACCTGAAAAGTTCATAAAAATTGCTGAAGATACTGGTTTAATTATTCCGATTGGAGAATGGGTGCTAAGAAAGGTATGCCAGGAGCTGAAAGCAAGACAAGAGAAGGGCCTTTCCCCAATGAACTTTTCTGTCAATCTGTCTTTACGGCAATTTTTTGACAGTAGCTTTGTTTCTACAGTGGCTAACATTTTAAACGAGGAAGGGATAAATCCCGCCTATATTACTCTGGAAATTACGGAAAGCATGACAATGGATGTTGAGAAGGCAACTCAAATTCTTTATCAATTGAAGGATCTAGGAGTAGAGATTTCCATCGATGATTTTGGAACTGGGTACAGCTCTTTGCAGTATTTGCAAAAGTTTCCGATTGATTATTTGAAAATAGACAAATCCTTTATTCAAAACATCGGGGAAAATATGGATGATTGCAGTATTGCCTCCACAATTATCGTAATGGCTCATAATCTAGGACTGAAGGTAATTGCTGAAGGTGTTGAAACGGAGGAGCAAGTGAATGTATTAAAAGAAATGAATTGTGAAAAAGCACAAGGCTATTACTACAGTAAGCCATTGCCACTTAACGAGCTTCGTTTAATAGATTGACCTTGGCTGTTGGTATAGAAAGAAAAGGATCAGCTTGGCATGTCAAGCTGATCTTTTACTATGTAAAGAATGGGGAAGAGCTAAAAAAAAATCGGTGTTTTGATAAAAGAGCTTGCAAAAACGATTTTATTCAACTAAAATAAGTATTTATAAAACACTAAATCGTAATCATTACGATTTGTAACTAACCGTTAATCAATTAGCGGTAAGATTATTAGGAGGAATTATCATGAGAGTCAAAATTACGTTAGCATGTACAGAAACTGGGGACAGGAATTATATTACCACTAAGAACAAGCGGAATAATCCGGATCGCCTAGAGTTTATGAAATATTGCCCTCGGTTACAAAAAAGGACACTGCATAGAGAAACAAAGTAAAAATTAACTGGTTAATGGACAAGTATAAATTTTAAATCGTAATCGTTACGATTAAAGAAAGGGATGAATGGAATGGCAAAAAAATCTAAAGTAATAAAGGAAAAAAAACGCCAAGTTATGGTTGAAAAATATGCGGCATTAAGAATGGAGTTAAAAGAAAAAGGGGATTATGAGGCACTAAGAAAACTCCCAAGAGATTCTTCGCCAACACGATTAAAAAACAGATGTGAAGTGACGGGAAGACCAAGAGGTTACTTGAGAAAATTCAAAATGTCGCGGATTGCTTTTAGAGAATATGCACATAAAGGACAAATTCCTGGTGTGAAAAAGGCTAGCTGGTAATAATAAAACAGCCGTCATATCTAGTATTGACGGCTTGAATAACTTTACTGGAGGATGTTATGGATATAAATTTGATTAATCCTATTCTGGTTGAGTTCCTTTATAGGAGTACAATTGAAAGCTTGTCGCCATCAATGCGAGAAATATACCAATTCATTGAATGCGAAGAGGATGAATTAGAAAGGATGGCAGTAAGTGAAAGCCACTTTATTAAACTAATGAATGAAAAACCTCCTATAAGAAAAGCGGCAGAGCATTTTTCACTGAAGGTACCACATATTAAAGCAGTAATTAATCAAGCACAAGGAGAAATTGACCGGGCAATGATAGAGAGATACAAACAAATAAAATGGATAGATATGACAGATTACAAGCCAGCAGCAAAAAATAAAACAAAGAGCAATTGGTCGTTTGTTTTTGTGAATTAATCCATATACATAGAATTTAAAAAAGAGGGCGATGAGTAATGAAAAAAATACCTGTGACAGTGCTAAGTGGCTATTTAGGTTCAGGAAAAACAACCTTGCTTAATCATGTGTTAAATAATCGAGAGGGGCTGAGGGTAGCGGTTATCGTTAACGATATGAGTGAGGTTAACATTGACAGTGAAATCATCCAGACACAAGGCGGTTTTTCCAGAACAGAGGAAAAGCTTGTTGAAATGTCTAATGGCTGCATTTGCTGCACATTACGAGAAGACTTGTTAGAAGAGGTAGAAAGCCTTGCTAAGCAAGGAGATATTGATTATATCCTGATAGAATCTTCAGGCATCAGTGAACCTATTCCTGTTGCACAAACCTTTTCCTATATCGATGAGGAGTTAGGGATTGATCTGACTAAATTTTGTGAATTAGACACAATGGTAACCGTCGTGGATGCTAATCGGTTTTGGCATGATTATGAATCAGGAGATTCCTTACTTGATCGGAAAGAAGCAGTTGGCGAGGATGATGAGCGTAATATTGCAGACCTTTTGATAGACCAAATTGAGTTTTGCGATATTCTGTTATTGAATAAATGTGATTTAGTAACAGAGGAAGCTGTTGAAAGCTTAGAAAAGGTCTTAAAAACTCTGCAGCCAGAAGCAAAAATTATTCGCACAGTAAATAGTTCAATAGATATGAAAGAAATACTACATACTAATTTATTTGATTTTGAGAAAGCGAGTGTATCTGCTGGTTGGCTGAAAGAGTTAAATGCAGGACCTGCACAACATACGCCAGAGACAGAGGAGTACGGAGTGAGCTCCTTCGTTTATTATAGTAGACGGCCATTTCATTCGGAACGCTTTAATGCTTGGTGCGGACAAATGCCTATGCAAATAGTCCGTGCTAAGGGGATTGCATGGTGTGCATCTCGTAATAATATAGCTATCCTTCTTTCACAAGCGGGTCCTTCTGTGAAAGTCGAGCCAATCTCCTATTGGGTTGCTTCCCTTACTAAAGACAGGCAGGAAGAGATAATTAAAACAAATCCTCAATTGAGCGATAGCTGGGATAAAGACCATGGAGACCGGCACACAAAATTAGTGTTTATTGGAATGGATTTAGATGTCGATTTAATCAGGAGGGAATTAGATGAGTGCTTGTTAACAAATGACGAATATGCCGATGACTGGTCTGCATTAGGTGACCCGTTCTATTGGGAAATTGCCTAAAGCAGATAGGTTAGGATAAAAAATTCCTAGGATTAAGCCATTAGAACCATTTCATTTCTGTTTGCAGAAAAAAGCTTTAGCCATATAGGCCTCGCCTATGGGGCCTAAAGCTTTTTCTTATTATGACATCTACACTCCTTCGCGCAAAACCTTCTTATAATCAATTTTGAAATAATAACCCTTACAGAATAATAATTACTAGAATCTTCCTTAATAAGTTCGGAATAAATAATCTAAGATTGTATAAGGTGAAGAGTGGAACAATATGCTACCATATCGTATAATACGATATAATGCTATGGAATTCGCTTACAATAGGTGGAAACTAATTATATGGAAGAATTTGTGGTGAAACTTTTTACTTCTTTTTTACGTATAATTAATAAAGGGATTAATAGTGAATAAAATGTGGTTATGGAGGCATGTCCCAAAGGATAATTTTTTGAAAATTATTGGGTGTATCCCATGATCTCACACTCTCCATCATATTTAATTTACTAGAACAAAAATGGTACACTTGTAAATGCTAAAAAATTCATATGGAGACGGATATAAAAGATAGAGGTTGGTGTTAAAAATAAAAAATTTAAATATGTTCAAAGACACAAATAAAAACTATTTATACTTCTTTTTTGCTGCAGTGTTTCTGCTATGGATGAAAACATATGTCGTACAGCTGACGCAGTTTGATTTAGGTTTAGGCAATTCCCTACAGCACTTTTTGCTTTTCTTAAATCCGCTTGG carries:
- a CDS encoding matrixin family metalloprotease translates to MEVSNEKIFYFSVMIFTSFFLLFSMFLDVAHAAPVYPNKARLVSGVGNYGKSTQYYWISSSGATTTWINNANTAVSKWTNSNGTGAYTPISFIKTSNQKSSVSDAYYKNYGNNGWFGLAEYFNGNTMIAASGKVPTKNYFWTKVKMNTYKFFSNKSLYHNGVINGKVIGEVSEQIFSHEFGHVLGLAHFSDTNANAGKVLMRNSFPRATGPTKDELYTITSLYK
- a CDS encoding EAL domain-containing protein → MDNPVSEDSLFDTYKSLFNYNSEACFALNMRGEFLLVNPAAEILTGYSDKEFFHLSYEDLIEKQDRKVTIKKLEGLLNGDKDSVEVSIRNKQGEKIDLSIVAVPIFRAKRPMGIVGVAKDVTQQNYMEFLVKEQNKILKMIVDGTNYTTILDEIVSIVEKVAKDSRCSVMIADKEQDKLYTASSPRLPSEFATFIDGIPIGPNSGSCGTAAYFKQRIIVSDIAVDPLWEDFRDEALSHGLQACWSTPVFDSFNNVIGCFAIYHSKPNTPNPKYIKLIEEATYLTSLVIQRSMAEEKIQHLAYHDELTGLPNRRFFEEKLKAAIADFQPANNNQHLGLLFMDLDRFKFINDTLGHHVGDILLKQFSERLNKCIQKKETVSRQGGDEFTVLLRNVTEEEVRKKAKKIIQILSSPFLIDGHEIFITPSIGIAMYPKDSENNVSLIRNADIAMYEAKKEGRNNYQFYNEKFDYQSSDLFLLETELRKADISKHFKLHFQPIVDLKTNAATSAEALIRWQHPELGLISPEKFIKIAEDTGLIIPIGEWVLRKVCQELKARQEKGLSPMNFSVNLSLRQFFDSSFVSTVANILNEEGINPAYITLEITESMTMDVEKATQILYQLKDLGVEISIDDFGTGYSSLQYLQKFPIDYLKIDKSFIQNIGENMDDCSIASTIIVMAHNLGLKVIAEGVETEEQVNVLKEMNCEKAQGYYYSKPLPLNELRLID
- the rpmG gene encoding 50S ribosomal protein L33; translation: MRVKITLACTETGDRNYITTKNKRNNPDRLEFMKYCPRLQKRTLHRETK
- the rpsN gene encoding 30S ribosomal protein S14 — its product is MAKKSKVIKEKKRQVMVEKYAALRMELKEKGDYEALRKLPRDSSPTRLKNRCEVTGRPRGYLRKFKMSRIAFREYAHKGQIPGVKKASW
- a CDS encoding GTP-binding protein, encoding MKKIPVTVLSGYLGSGKTTLLNHVLNNREGLRVAVIVNDMSEVNIDSEIIQTQGGFSRTEEKLVEMSNGCICCTLREDLLEEVESLAKQGDIDYILIESSGISEPIPVAQTFSYIDEELGIDLTKFCELDTMVTVVDANRFWHDYESGDSLLDRKEAVGEDDERNIADLLIDQIEFCDILLLNKCDLVTEEAVESLEKVLKTLQPEAKIIRTVNSSIDMKEILHTNLFDFEKASVSAGWLKELNAGPAQHTPETEEYGVSSFVYYSRRPFHSERFNAWCGQMPMQIVRAKGIAWCASRNNIAILLSQAGPSVKVEPISYWVASLTKDRQEEIIKTNPQLSDSWDKDHGDRHTKLVFIGMDLDVDLIRRELDECLLTNDEYADDWSALGDPFYWEIA